From the genome of Triticum aestivum cultivar Chinese Spring chromosome 3B, IWGSC CS RefSeq v2.1, whole genome shotgun sequence, one region includes:
- the LOC123072238 gene encoding protein SRG1: protein MASAAVCSPKQQQRQEEEEKDGGVVKIGRVDDVQELQRACAGDVPERYLRDGDDRPGGANVCAHAEIPVIDAGELRRGGGDGDELEKLRRACEEWGFFQVVNHGIDGELLDEMERLSREFFMLPLEEKERYPMAPGGIQGYGHAFVFSEDQKLDWCNMLALGVSPAFIRQPKLWPTKPAAFTDTLERYSAEVRALCHRLLEHIAETLGLAPGTFAGMFGDAVQAVRMNFYPPCPRPDLVLGLSAHSDGSAVTVLQQDAGRAGLQVLRDGAWVPVHPVPHALVVNLGDSLEVLTNGRYKSVEHRAVTNGEQDRLSIVTFYAPAYDVELGPLPELVADGEPCRYRRFKHGEYSRHYVTSKLEGKKTLDFAKIN, encoded by the exons ATGGCTTCTGCGGCCGTCTGCTCCCctaagcagcagcagcggcaggaggaggaggagaaggatggTGGGGTTGTTAAGATCGGGCGGGTTGACGACGTGCAGGAGCTGCAGAGGGCGTGCGCGGGCGACGTGCCCGAGCGGTACCTCCGGGACGGGGACGACCGGCCAGGCGGCGCCAACGTGTGCGCGCACGCGGAGATCCCCGTgatcgacgccggcgagctccggcgcgggggcggcgatggggacgagCTGGAGAAGCTCAGGCGAGCCTGCGAGGAGTGGGGCTTCTTCCAG GTTGTGAACCATGGCATCGACGGCGAGTTGCTGGACGAGATGGAGAGGTTGTCGAGGGAGTTCTTCATGCTGCCGCTGGAGGAGAAGGAGCGGTACCCCATGGCGCCGGGCGGCATCCAGGGCTACGGCCACGCCTTCGTCTTCTCCGAAGACCAGAAGCTCGACTGGTGCAACATGCTGGCGCTCGGCGTGTCCCCGGCGTTCATCCGGCAGCCCAAGCTCTGGCCGACCAAGCCGGCCGCCTTCACTGACACCCTCGAGAGGTACTCCGCCGAGGTCAGGGCGCTCTGCCATCGTCTCCTGGAGCACATCGCCGAGACGCTGGGCCTGGCGCCCGGCACGTTCGCGGGCATGTTCGGCGACGCGGTGCAGGCGGTGCGGATGAACTTCTACCCGCCGTGTCCGCGGCCGGACCTGGTGCTGGGGCTGAGCGCGCACTCCGACGGGAGCGCGGTCACCGTGCTCCAGCAGGACGCCGGCCGCGCGGGGCTGCAGGTGCTCCGGGACGGCGCCTGGGTTCCCGTCCACCCCGTCCCGCACGCCCTCGTCGTCAACCTCGGCGACTCGCTCGAGGTGCTCACGAACGGCAGGTACAAGAGCGTCGAGCACCGGGCGGTGACCAACGGCGAGCAGGACCGCCTGTCCATCGTGACGTTCTACGCGCCAGCCTACGACGTCGAGCTCGGCCCACTTCCGGAGCTAGTTGCCGACGGGGAGCCCTGCCGGTACCGGAGGTTCAAGCACGGCGAGTACAGCCGGCACTACGTCACCAGCAAGCTCGAGGGCAAGAAGACGCTGGACTTCGCCAAGATCAACTAG